In one window of Poriferisphaera corsica DNA:
- a CDS encoding ACP phosphodiesterase, translated as MNFLAHLHLACDTSESMIGNLMPDLIRGKLPTNLDPQIMHGVHTHRCVDAFTDTHPLFAQSKTPFLEIPNHPHFAGILIDIFYDHFLSIDWQHYHTQSLPAFITNAYSVLNAGKHLMPTQMLERITAIHHHDYLSKYATINGLTLVLSRMSSHFSQRLNRNVKLQTAIPILLANYSSIRNDFNAFYPQLMKYVTQTNLQSKNRADRSQLCTNN; from the coding sequence ATGAATTTCTTAGCCCATCTACATCTTGCCTGCGACACATCTGAATCCATGATCGGAAATCTCATGCCCGATCTCATTCGAGGCAAACTACCCACCAACCTTGACCCACAAATCATGCATGGCGTTCACACCCACCGCTGTGTCGACGCATTCACCGACACGCACCCACTTTTCGCCCAAAGCAAAACCCCGTTCCTTGAAATTCCTAACCACCCTCACTTCGCAGGCATCCTCATCGATATTTTTTACGATCACTTTCTCTCGATTGATTGGCAACATTACCACACACAATCCCTCCCCGCTTTCATCACCAACGCCTACTCCGTCCTCAACGCAGGCAAGCACCTCATGCCCACCCAAATGCTGGAACGCATTACAGCCATCCATCATCACGACTACCTGTCCAAATACGCTACAATCAACGGCCTCACCCTTGTCCTTTCACGCATGTCCTCCCACTTCTCACAGCGACTCAACCGTAACGTCAAACTCCAAACCGCAATCCCCATCTTGCTCGCCAATTACTCATCCATCCGCAACGACTTCAATGCCTTCTACCCGCAGCTCATGAAATATGTCACACAGACCAATCTGCAATCAAAAAACAGAGCCGACCGAAGCCAGCTCTGTACAAACAACTAA
- a CDS encoding sugar kinase: MGLTIRTAESCELDLVSLGECMVRLSPQGHGRIEFSNLMELWVGGGEYNVAYALSRLGLRTGWVGGVVDNPVGKLVMNHARGGGLDTKHVVELDYDGVGRDARMGLNWTEVGQGPRASVTLYDRGHSATSKMDEGDVDWDELFVKRGVRWLHTGGIFTCLSDSTRRVAAEALKAAHDAGTMVSYDLNFRSKLWSSEEAIETTKPLVQYIDCLIGNEEDFQKVLGYKVEGAEDENLKELPIESYKKMVRRVAKDYPNLKVIGTTLREVLNANENNWSAILYWAEDDKFYHGPSFDRLLLEDRVGGGDGFASGFTYSFLKGYDPQEAVNIGTAHGALLQTTRGDTSMITEKELLHVAGGGGARIIR, from the coding sequence ATGGGTTTGACTATTAGAACAGCAGAATCGTGCGAGTTAGATTTGGTGTCTTTAGGTGAGTGTATGGTGAGGTTGAGTCCTCAAGGACATGGTCGAATAGAGTTTTCGAATCTAATGGAGTTGTGGGTTGGTGGCGGTGAGTACAACGTTGCGTATGCGCTGTCACGATTAGGGTTGAGGACAGGTTGGGTCGGAGGTGTTGTAGATAATCCTGTCGGTAAGCTTGTCATGAATCATGCAAGAGGTGGCGGGCTTGATACGAAGCATGTTGTTGAGTTGGATTATGACGGGGTCGGGCGAGATGCCAGAATGGGTTTGAACTGGACTGAAGTGGGGCAGGGGCCGCGTGCGAGTGTGACGCTATATGACAGAGGTCATAGCGCGACGAGTAAGATGGATGAAGGTGATGTTGATTGGGATGAATTGTTTGTGAAACGTGGTGTTCGGTGGTTACATACGGGTGGCATCTTTACTTGTTTGAGTGATTCAACAAGGCGTGTCGCAGCGGAAGCGTTAAAAGCAGCTCATGATGCGGGCACGATGGTGTCGTATGACTTGAATTTCCGCAGTAAGTTGTGGAGCAGCGAAGAAGCGATTGAGACGACGAAGCCGTTGGTTCAATATATTGATTGCTTGATTGGTAACGAAGAAGATTTTCAAAAAGTTTTAGGCTATAAAGTTGAAGGAGCTGAGGACGAGAACCTGAAGGAGTTGCCGATCGAAAGCTACAAGAAGATGGTGCGCCGAGTTGCGAAAGATTATCCGAATTTGAAAGTGATTGGTACGACATTACGTGAAGTGCTGAATGCGAATGAGAACAATTGGTCGGCCATTCTGTATTGGGCTGAAGATGATAAGTTCTATCATGGGCCTAGCTTTGATCGTTTGCTTCTCGAAGATCGTGTGGGTGGTGGTGACGGGTTCGCGAGTGGGTTTACGTATAGCTTCTTAAAGGGATATGATCCACAAGAAGCGGTGAATATCGGGACTGCGCATGGAGCGTTATTACAGACGACTCGTGGTGATACGAGTATGATCACTGAAAAGGAATTACTGCACGTAGCCGGTGGCGGCGGGGCAAGGATCATTCGCTAA
- a CDS encoding copper-binding protein, with translation MRMKDYIGMKRQVLGLLAVGACIVVGLNLTGCDKQEQSKTPEVVMSDVKPAASYEVRGIVKSMPAEGGKMLLQHEAIPSFKNKKGRVVGMNSMTMPFPVGEGVEMSGLKEEDKVEVTFVVTWGEKPYYITEIEKLPAETELNFGEMSMDMHGESGEH, from the coding sequence ATGAGAATGAAAGACTATATAGGTATGAAAAGGCAGGTTTTGGGGCTCTTGGCAGTAGGGGCATGTATCGTCGTTGGGCTTAATCTCACAGGGTGCGATAAGCAGGAACAGTCGAAGACGCCAGAAGTGGTCATGTCAGATGTAAAGCCTGCAGCAAGTTATGAAGTCAGAGGGATTGTGAAGAGTATGCCAGCGGAGGGAGGCAAGATGCTGTTGCAGCATGAAGCGATACCAAGCTTTAAGAATAAGAAGGGTAGGGTTGTGGGGATGAATAGCATGACGATGCCGTTTCCTGTGGGTGAGGGTGTTGAGATGAGCGGTTTAAAGGAGGAAGATAAGGTTGAGGTGACATTTGTGGTGACGTGGGGTGAGAAGCCGTATTACATCACTGAGATTGAGAAGTTGCCTGCTGAGACGGAATTGAATTTTGGTGAGATGAGCATGGATATGCATGGAGAAAGTGGGGAACATTAA
- a CDS encoding TRAP transporter substrate-binding protein produces MNKQRIPTFIVGALVGILIATIMFSFIVRSNNSIDESHTNQSNSNVTLVKQDRPQKARTLQLAHNLGQHDPVHIAMEKFAELVTKHSNGSLKVVIYPNATLGTQTQCLENLQQGQLAMTKSSAAPIENFIPEYAVFSLPYVFKNNEHYWQILNGPIGQELLTLGKNKGLIGICYYDAGARSFYTKTKPIMTPDDLDKVKIRVMKSSPTAVKLISTLGGSPTPMNFGDLYTGLQSNLVGGAENNLPSYLNSRHYEVTKYYSFNEHTRVPDMLLFSTEIWDTLNEQQQTWIKQAAQESSDFQRTLWEKASSEALEKIKAAGVEVSYPNPTPFRARVKPMHDQAMNTAAGPYLKRILETP; encoded by the coding sequence ATGAATAAACAGCGAATCCCTACATTTATAGTAGGAGCTTTGGTAGGCATCTTAATTGCGACGATCATGTTCTCATTTATCGTTCGAAGCAATAACTCGATTGATGAATCGCACACGAACCAATCCAACAGCAATGTCACACTTGTGAAGCAAGACAGACCTCAAAAAGCACGAACGTTGCAACTCGCTCACAACCTCGGACAACACGATCCCGTGCATATCGCAATGGAGAAATTTGCCGAGCTGGTGACCAAGCATTCCAATGGCTCACTCAAGGTTGTCATCTATCCCAACGCCACACTCGGCACGCAAACACAATGCCTCGAAAACTTGCAGCAAGGCCAGCTCGCGATGACAAAATCATCCGCAGCACCTATTGAAAACTTTATCCCTGAATATGCCGTCTTCAGTTTGCCCTATGTATTCAAAAATAACGAACACTATTGGCAGATCCTCAACGGCCCAATCGGCCAAGAACTCCTCACCCTTGGCAAAAACAAGGGACTCATTGGCATCTGCTACTACGACGCCGGGGCACGCAGTTTTTACACCAAAACAAAACCCATCATGACACCCGACGACCTAGACAAAGTCAAAATCCGAGTCATGAAAAGCAGTCCCACTGCGGTCAAACTCATCAGCACCCTCGGTGGCTCCCCTACCCCGATGAATTTTGGCGACCTCTATACCGGACTTCAATCAAATCTCGTAGGTGGTGCTGAAAACAACCTCCCGTCCTACCTCAATAGCCGACACTACGAAGTCACAAAATACTACAGCTTCAATGAACACACACGTGTTCCTGACATGCTACTTTTCAGCACAGAAATCTGGGACACCCTCAACGAACAGCAGCAAACTTGGATCAAGCAAGCCGCTCAAGAATCAAGCGACTTCCAACGTACACTCTGGGAAAAAGCATCAAGCGAAGCTTTGGAAAAAATCAAGGCTGCCGGCGTTGAAGTCTCCTATCCCAATCCCACCCCATTCCGCGCTCGCGTCAAGCCCATGCATGACCAAGCCATGAACACCGCTGCTGGCCCTTATTTAAAACGTATTCTTGAGACACCATAA
- a CDS encoding TRAP transporter small permease — MSEQNETKSKSIFTIALEWVVIVIMFTLTIDVIWGVFSRYVIGRQSQWTDELATTLLIWVAMLGAALAYAEHKHLGIDYLVLKCSSAVRSFLEIFTHILVIAFAGTVMIYGGFNLCFARYDSGQMMAALGVSKAYFYLAVPIAGLFIVGYAAHNIYTIFTQHSPSISEHQIEDVD, encoded by the coding sequence ATGTCTGAGCAAAACGAAACTAAAAGTAAAAGCATCTTTACGATCGCGCTCGAATGGGTCGTCATCGTCATCATGTTCACACTGACCATCGATGTCATCTGGGGTGTTTTCTCACGCTACGTCATCGGCCGCCAAAGCCAATGGACAGATGAATTAGCCACAACACTCTTAATCTGGGTTGCCATGCTTGGCGCCGCCCTCGCTTATGCCGAACACAAGCATCTAGGTATCGACTACCTCGTTCTGAAATGCTCAAGTGCGGTCAGATCATTTTTAGAAATCTTCACACATATTCTCGTTATTGCCTTTGCTGGCACCGTCATGATCTACGGCGGCTTCAACCTCTGCTTCGCACGCTACGACTCTGGACAGATGATGGCCGCTCTCGGCGTCTCAAAAGCATACTTCTATCTCGCCGTCCCAATTGCCGGCCTGTTCATCGTTGGCTACGCCGCCCACAATATCTACACCATCTTCACGCAGCACAGCCCATCCATCAGTGAACATCAGATTGAGGATGTCGATTAA
- a CDS encoding TRAP transporter large permease, with the protein MNEQSLILVISFFAMMLMNIPIAFAIGISTFLAIFAANDVSATNIISQRMAGGIESTSLLAIPFFILAGNLMGSGGMARRLIDFANSIVGRFNGGLSYVNVLTCMMFGAISGSAAAAVSSIGGFMIPEMQRKGYDRDFTVAVTTTAATTGLVIPPSNIMIVYAVAAQNVSIAAIFIAGVVPGIVMGLLIMGVCALFSLGNRTQSSDAFSIINILKSGLSAIPSLLLIVIVLGGIIGGIFSATEASAIAVAYAWLLGTVMYREISLKELPPILLKSAITTAIVFLLISTSSAMSWFLAYEQLPQLISETLINLTDSPIIIFLIINIVLLIVGTFMDMTPAVLIFTPIFLPIAMNLGMDPVQFGVMMIVNLCIGLCTPPVGTCLFIGCSVGKTSIAKVAGPMIPFFIAMILALLLTTYYAPLTMWLPGFFNQT; encoded by the coding sequence ATGAATGAACAAAGCCTCATCCTGGTCATCAGCTTCTTTGCAATGATGCTCATGAACATCCCCATCGCATTTGCGATCGGAATCAGCACATTCCTTGCAATCTTCGCCGCCAACGACGTCAGCGCAACAAACATCATCTCTCAAAGAATGGCCGGTGGTATCGAAAGTACTTCGTTACTCGCCATCCCATTCTTCATCTTAGCTGGCAACCTCATGGGCTCAGGCGGTATGGCACGCCGACTCATCGATTTCGCCAATTCAATCGTCGGCCGCTTCAACGGCGGCCTTAGCTACGTCAACGTCCTCACCTGCATGATGTTCGGCGCAATCAGTGGCTCCGCTGCTGCCGCAGTCTCCTCAATCGGCGGCTTCATGATCCCTGAGATGCAGCGCAAAGGATACGACCGCGACTTCACCGTCGCCGTCACAACCACCGCAGCAACCACTGGCCTCGTCATCCCACCCAGCAATATCATGATCGTCTACGCCGTAGCCGCTCAAAACGTCTCCATCGCCGCGATCTTCATCGCGGGTGTCGTCCCCGGCATTGTGATGGGATTACTTATCATGGGTGTTTGTGCCCTCTTCAGCCTCGGTAATCGCACGCAATCAAGCGACGCATTCAGCATCATCAACATCCTGAAATCCGGCTTAAGCGCCATCCCCAGCCTCCTTCTCATCGTCATCGTTCTCGGCGGCATCATCGGCGGCATTTTCTCCGCGACTGAAGCATCTGCCATCGCCGTCGCATACGCATGGCTACTCGGCACAGTCATGTACCGTGAAATAAGCCTTAAAGAACTCCCGCCTATCCTCCTCAAATCGGCCATCACCACAGCCATTGTTTTCCTACTCATCTCAACCAGCTCTGCGATGAGCTGGTTCCTGGCTTACGAACAGCTCCCCCAACTCATCAGCGAAACACTCATCAACCTCACTGATAGCCCCATCATTATCTTCCTCATCATCAACATCGTTCTCCTCATCGTCGGCACGTTCATGGACATGACCCCTGCCGTCCTAATTTTCACACCCATCTTCCTCCCCATTGCAATGAACCTCGGTATGGATCCCGTTCAATTCGGCGTCATGATGATCGTCAACCTCTGCATCGGCCTCTGCACCCCACCTGTCGGTACATGTTTATTCATCGGCTGTAGTGTCGGCAAAACAAGCATCGCAAAAGTCGCAGGACCAATGATCCCCTTCTTCATCGCGATGATCCTCGCCCTCCTACTCACAACATACTACGCACCACTCACCATGTGGCTACCTGGCTTCTTCAACCAAACATAA
- a CDS encoding glycoside hydrolase family 172 protein, protein MGNLANLSRSKTRSITPENMNGEKAGGARAEVGEGSASDSNDVLGKGWKVNPYIHVKSGEIATIAEINESGTIQHIWMTPTGHWKHLILRIYWDDQAYPSVECPLGDFFANGWQDYGQVNSLTVNVNPASGLNCFWPMPFKKCCRMTVENMGDDQLTLFYQITYAVGDVSDDVGYFHAYYNQSRPVLKGDVHTILKGVKGWGQYVGTYITWQVNEDGWWGEGEVKFYMDGDEAYPTICGTGLEDYFLGSYNFDAKFCSATKKGYQAFTGPYAGMPQVIRPDGEYMANQRFGLYRWHVPDPIRFEEDLKVTVQSLGWRKGKNSWGHRYAQRQDHVTSVAYWYQTLPSVKFPELPSKDDLEIVGQETVHFR, encoded by the coding sequence ATGGGTAATCTCGCAAATTTGTCGAGATCAAAGACACGATCGATCACGCCAGAGAATATGAATGGTGAAAAAGCTGGTGGGGCAAGAGCGGAAGTTGGTGAAGGCAGTGCGTCGGATTCTAATGATGTTTTAGGGAAAGGTTGGAAAGTAAATCCGTATATTCATGTGAAATCTGGAGAGATCGCGACGATAGCGGAGATTAATGAATCGGGAACGATTCAGCATATCTGGATGACGCCGACAGGGCATTGGAAGCATCTCATACTACGGATTTATTGGGATGATCAGGCGTATCCATCGGTTGAATGCCCGCTGGGAGATTTCTTTGCGAACGGTTGGCAGGACTATGGGCAGGTTAATTCATTGACAGTGAATGTGAATCCTGCGAGTGGTTTGAATTGTTTCTGGCCGATGCCGTTCAAGAAGTGTTGTCGTATGACAGTTGAGAATATGGGTGATGATCAGTTGACGTTGTTTTATCAAATTACCTATGCGGTAGGTGATGTGAGTGATGACGTTGGATATTTTCATGCGTATTACAACCAGTCACGGCCGGTGCTTAAGGGGGATGTGCACACGATATTAAAGGGTGTGAAAGGTTGGGGGCAGTATGTCGGAACTTATATCACTTGGCAAGTGAATGAGGATGGTTGGTGGGGCGAGGGGGAAGTGAAATTTTATATGGATGGGGATGAAGCATATCCGACGATCTGTGGGACAGGGTTGGAGGATTATTTTTTAGGATCGTATAATTTTGATGCGAAATTTTGTTCGGCAACAAAGAAGGGGTATCAGGCGTTTACTGGGCCGTACGCTGGGATGCCGCAAGTGATTCGACCTGATGGCGAGTACATGGCGAATCAACGGTTTGGTTTGTACCGCTGGCATGTTCCGGATCCGATTCGATTTGAAGAAGATCTAAAGGTAACGGTGCAATCATTGGGTTGGCGAAAAGGGAAGAATAGCTGGGGGCATCGTTATGCACAACGGCAGGATCATGTCACATCAGTTGCGTATTGGTATCAAACGCTTCCCAGTGTAAAGTTTCCAGAGTTACCGAGTAAGGATGATCTTGAGATTGTGGGGCAGGAAACGGTTCATTTCCGTTGA